A genomic stretch from Oleomonas cavernae includes:
- a CDS encoding ATP-binding protein, which yields MPRRSRWLWIATTVIAAIYIAASTYVVARLVETRQLIGNTYRTGSWAAVQLQQEYDRLLVADLWAEIDRTPARYDALGERYDIFWSRLIILETGVDAEGVRQIPGVTETLKKLRAALEATDRRLGLDGTSTRMPADAPQIIRQSLAGEENGIRELVRYTQMQDQYVYNRGALVQIAAEMIIYLSALFVLGLCFIALAMIQARRASGLYREARAAKADANRLSLAIAASSDAIALTDPNGCFTAMNRAHLEMFGIPSSQAVLGKAWTTLYSPAEHERLMQEIMPELEARNHWHGHAVGQTLNGDTIDQDMSVTLLDDGGMLCISRDVTRQRADAETRRRLEERLVVAQKMEAIGRLASGFAHDFNNVLGSIQGYAEIIEDAAGGEASARRFAGQILTGVRRGQNLVDRIMGFARPRRGGGAETCNLAAAVDEAAGLLIGALPKGMTLSVTGTASDLKVDMPADQLIQVLMNLGVNARDALGGGRGQIRIQIAGPQDFSTDAPVRLGSRQADRRYIRLVVEDDGCGIPESQLVKIFEPLFTTKPEGSGTGLGLAVVHGIVTAHGGEIAVWSTPGKGTRFELLLPLAKGEATQPAAAPEAETAPQALRVLLVDDDKYLSEAAGEALTRAGHHVEFANDGESGLAVLRNRPGAIDVVLTDDLMPGIRGPELIRRLREQGNLVPIVLWSANADSQTLDEAGIVGPAVNVEFCSKPVSTTELLATLQRAASPILRQGLRSR from the coding sequence ATGCCCCGGCGAAGCCGCTGGCTTTGGATCGCCACCACCGTCATCGCCGCGATCTATATCGCGGCGTCCACCTATGTGGTCGCCCGTCTCGTCGAGACGCGCCAGCTTATCGGCAACACCTACCGCACCGGAAGCTGGGCCGCAGTCCAGTTGCAACAGGAATACGACCGCCTGCTGGTGGCCGACCTGTGGGCCGAAATCGATCGCACGCCCGCGCGCTATGACGCGCTGGGCGAACGCTACGACATCTTCTGGAGCCGCCTGATCATCCTCGAGACCGGTGTCGATGCCGAAGGCGTGCGCCAGATCCCCGGCGTCACGGAAACCCTGAAGAAGCTGCGCGCCGCCCTCGAGGCGACGGACCGGCGGCTGGGCCTGGACGGGACGTCGACGCGGATGCCGGCCGATGCCCCGCAAATCATCCGCCAGTCGCTGGCCGGCGAAGAAAACGGCATTCGCGAACTGGTCCGCTACACCCAGATGCAGGACCAATACGTCTACAATCGCGGCGCCCTCGTTCAGATCGCCGCCGAAATGATCATCTACCTGTCGGCCCTGTTCGTGCTGGGCCTGTGCTTCATCGCGCTGGCGATGATCCAGGCGCGCCGGGCCAGCGGCCTCTATCGCGAAGCCAGGGCCGCGAAGGCGGATGCGAACCGGCTGAGCCTCGCCATCGCCGCCTCCAGCGACGCGATCGCGCTCACCGATCCCAACGGCTGCTTCACCGCCATGAATCGCGCCCATCTGGAGATGTTCGGCATCCCCTCGTCGCAGGCCGTCCTCGGCAAGGCCTGGACCACCCTGTACTCGCCGGCCGAGCACGAACGGCTGATGCAGGAAATCATGCCGGAACTGGAGGCGCGCAATCACTGGCACGGCCACGCCGTGGGTCAGACCCTGAACGGCGACACCATCGACCAGGATATGAGCGTCACCCTGCTCGACGACGGCGGCATGCTGTGCATCAGCCGTGATGTCACGCGCCAGCGTGCCGATGCGGAAACCCGGCGTCGGCTGGAAGAACGGCTCGTGGTGGCGCAGAAAATGGAGGCGATCGGACGCCTGGCCAGCGGCTTTGCCCATGATTTCAACAATGTCCTGGGCTCGATCCAGGGCTATGCCGAAATCATCGAGGACGCGGCCGGTGGGGAAGCATCGGCGCGGCGCTTCGCCGGCCAGATTCTGACGGGTGTCCGGCGGGGCCAGAACCTGGTGGATCGCATCATGGGCTTTGCACGCCCGCGCCGCGGCGGCGGCGCCGAGACCTGCAATCTTGCCGCGGCCGTCGACGAGGCGGCCGGCCTGCTGATCGGCGCCCTGCCCAAGGGCATGACCTTGTCGGTGACCGGGACGGCGTCGGACCTGAAGGTGGACATGCCGGCAGATCAATTGATCCAGGTGCTGATGAACCTGGGTGTGAACGCACGAGACGCCCTGGGCGGCGGCCGCGGGCAGATACGCATCCAGATCGCCGGCCCACAGGATTTTTCCACCGATGCGCCGGTTCGCCTGGGATCGCGCCAGGCCGATCGGCGCTACATCAGGCTGGTTGTCGAAGACGATGGCTGCGGCATCCCCGAGAGCCAGTTGGTCAAGATCTTCGAACCGCTGTTCACGACCAAGCCCGAAGGCTCGGGCACCGGCCTGGGCCTGGCGGTGGTCCACGGCATCGTCACCGCCCACGGCGGCGAGATCGCCGTCTGGAGCACGCCCGGCAAAGGCACCCGCTTCGAACTCCTGCTGCCGCTCGCCAAGGGCGAAGCAACCCAGCCGGCCGCGGCGCCCGAGGCCGAAACGGCACCGCAGGCGCTGCGTGTCCTGCTCGTCGACGACGACAAGTACCTGTCGGAGGCCGCGGGGGAGGCCCTGACGCGGGCCGGCCATCACGTCGAATTCGCCAACGACGGCGAGTCGGGCCTTGCCGTGCTGCGCAACCGGCCCGGCGCCATCGATGTCGTGCTGACCGACGACCTGATGCCCGGCATACGGGGGCCGGAACTGATCCGCCGCCTGCGCGAACAGGGAAATCTCGTCCCGATCGTCTTGTGGTCCGCCAATGCCGACAGCCAGACCCTGGACGAAGCGGGCATCGTCGGCCCGGCCGTGAACGTCGAATTCTGCAGCAAGCCCGTATCGACGACCGAGTTGCTGGCGACCTTGCAGCGGGCAGCGTCGCCGATCCTGCGGCAAGGCCTGCGCTCCCGCTGA
- a CDS encoding EAL domain-containing protein produces MQTPPTDHHLRRPAVIVLDDDPDIAQVLRIRLERDGFNVITAPTLGELEAACRRALPAAVVVDLNLGCHDGLQASELLAKLRFRGPVFLMSGSDERVIGAARRHGETLGLSIPGIFHKPFSLSMLSAAIRASVAVPDDPDASSVAADIKNGIIRPYFQVQVDLATGKIVGAEALARRVPFSGAVGLPGGFLPIVERAGLWCSLTERILADTAKAIEHWRESGISPCKISVNLAAVNASDPDFGLTAASILNARSVDPKWISFEVTEQTAMSNTGASLRALTWLRIKGFDLSLDDFGTGFSSLSVLHAMPFCELKIDRSFVQRIGNDRDARVIVKTTIDLAHNLGLLCVAEGIEDEATCAALAQMGCDRGQGYLFGKAVDAATFGNLLKSGAIDIPCKTPPAAT; encoded by the coding sequence ATGCAGACACCGCCAACGGATCATCACCTGCGCCGGCCCGCCGTCATCGTCCTGGATGACGACCCCGATATTGCGCAGGTGCTGCGGATCAGGCTGGAGCGTGACGGTTTCAATGTCATCACCGCCCCCACCCTGGGCGAATTGGAGGCAGCCTGCCGCCGGGCCCTTCCGGCGGCGGTGGTGGTGGATCTCAACCTGGGGTGCCATGACGGCCTTCAGGCTTCGGAACTCCTCGCGAAATTGAGGTTTCGCGGGCCGGTCTTCCTGATGAGCGGATCGGACGAGCGGGTCATCGGCGCGGCCAGGCGTCACGGCGAGACGCTGGGCTTGAGCATTCCCGGCATCTTCCACAAACCCTTCTCGCTTTCGATGCTCTCCGCCGCGATCCGGGCCTCCGTCGCCGTGCCCGATGATCCCGACGCCAGTTCGGTCGCGGCCGACATCAAGAACGGCATCATTCGGCCCTATTTCCAGGTCCAGGTCGATCTGGCCACGGGCAAGATCGTGGGCGCCGAAGCCCTGGCCCGCAGAGTACCCTTTTCCGGCGCGGTCGGGCTGCCGGGCGGCTTCCTGCCGATCGTGGAGCGAGCAGGCCTTTGGTGCTCGCTGACCGAGCGCATCCTCGCCGACACGGCAAAAGCCATCGAGCACTGGCGGGAGTCCGGCATCTCGCCGTGCAAAATCTCGGTCAACCTGGCCGCCGTCAATGCCTCCGATCCCGACTTCGGCCTGACCGCCGCCAGCATCCTGAATGCCCGCAGCGTCGATCCCAAATGGATCAGCTTTGAAGTAACCGAACAGACCGCCATGTCGAACACCGGTGCATCCCTGCGCGCCCTGACCTGGCTGCGGATCAAGGGCTTCGACCTGTCGCTCGACGATTTCGGCACCGGGTTCTCGTCGCTTTCCGTGCTCCATGCGATGCCGTTCTGCGAGCTGAAGATCGATCGTTCGTTCGTCCAGCGCATCGGCAACGACCGGGACGCCCGCGTGATCGTCAAGACGACGATCGACCTCGCTCACAATCTGGGCCTCCTGTGCGTCGCCGAAGGGATCGAGGACGAAGCCACCTGTGCCGCCCTGGCGCAGATGGGCTGCGACCGCGGCCAGGGTTACCTGTTCGGCAAGGCCGTGGACGCCGCGACCTTTGGCAACCTGCTGAAATCCGGAGCGATCGACATCCCATGCAAGACACCACCCGCCGCCACCTGA
- a CDS encoding glutathione S-transferase C-terminal domain-containing protein — translation MHDTHHPIAVELYYEDQKKTAKLRAGHFLEHRVPKYMGYFERVLARNPKSDSHIFGKSLTYVDLSLFQVVEGLHYAFPRAMKNFAEHYPGLSALRELVRSRPNIARYLASSRRIPFNESGIFRHYPELDRPAP, via the coding sequence GTGCATGACACCCACCACCCGATCGCGGTCGAGCTCTACTACGAGGACCAGAAGAAGACGGCCAAGCTGCGGGCGGGCCATTTCCTCGAGCACCGGGTGCCCAAATACATGGGCTATTTCGAGCGCGTGCTGGCCCGGAACCCCAAGAGCGACAGCCACATATTCGGCAAGTCGCTGACCTATGTGGACCTGTCGCTGTTCCAGGTGGTGGAAGGGCTGCACTATGCCTTCCCCCGCGCCATGAAGAATTTCGCCGAGCACTATCCAGGACTGTCGGCCCTGCGCGAACTGGTCCGCAGCCGCCCGAACATCGCACGTTACCTGGCCTCGAGCCGGCGCATCCCCTTCAACGAGTCCGGCATCTTCCGCCACTACCCCGAACTGGACCGCCCGGCACCCTAG
- a CDS encoding DUF4336 domain-containing protein: protein MLKEFGHEIWIADGPQVAVAGFHYPTRMAVIRLADRGLFIWSPTRLTDALRVEVDALGEVRHIVAPNSLHHLFLPEWQRAYPAARLHAPPGLRKKRQDIAFDADLGDATDPDWTGEIDQVLMRGNLITTEVVFFHTKSGTVLFTDLIQQIPANLLSGWRAVVAKLDLMVGPEPSVPRKFRLAFTNRRPARDALKHLLAWPAEKVLMAHGAPVEKDAPAFLRRAFGWLIGPRA from the coding sequence ATGCTGAAGGAATTCGGTCACGAGATCTGGATTGCGGACGGACCGCAGGTCGCGGTCGCCGGGTTTCACTATCCGACGCGAATGGCCGTCATAAGGCTCGCGGACCGGGGCCTGTTCATCTGGTCGCCGACCCGGCTTACCGACGCCCTGCGGGTAGAAGTGGATGCACTCGGCGAGGTGCGGCACATCGTTGCGCCCAATTCGCTTCACCACCTGTTTCTGCCGGAATGGCAGCGCGCCTATCCGGCCGCCAGGCTCCACGCCCCGCCGGGACTGCGCAAGAAGCGCCAGGACATCGCCTTCGATGCCGACCTCGGCGATGCGACGGACCCGGATTGGACCGGCGAGATCGACCAGGTCCTGATGCGCGGCAACCTGATCACGACCGAGGTGGTGTTCTTTCACACCAAGAGCGGCACCGTGCTCTTCACCGACCTGATCCAGCAGATACCAGCCAACCTGCTCTCGGGCTGGCGGGCCGTCGTGGCGAAACTGGACCTCATGGTGGGCCCCGAGCCGTCGGTGCCGCGCAAGTTCCGCCTCGCCTTCACCAACCGCCGCCCCGCGCGTGACGCGCTGAAGCACCTTCTCGCATGGCCCGCCGAGAAGGTGCTGATGGCCCACGGGGCACCGGTCGAGAAGGATGCCCCCGCCTTCCTGCGCCGTGCCTTCGGCTGGCTGATCGGCCCCCGGGCCTAG
- the fliP gene encoding flagellar type III secretion system pore protein FliP (The bacterial flagellar biogenesis protein FliP forms a type III secretion system (T3SS)-type pore required for flagellar assembly.): protein MSKFLPRPAILIGLAIGLLGFAGAAAAQSLSLDLGGDRSGMTSNLVQIIVLVTVLSLAPSLLVVITSFGRLVVVLSLLRSAIGAQQTPPNTILIGLALFLTAFIMAPTFDKAWKDGISPYMEGQMDERAAFDASAAPFRDFMLKHTREPDLALFIDLGKMERPATPEATPLIALVPAFMISELRRAFEIGFLLFIPFLVIDMVVASILMGMGMMMLPPVVISLPFKLIFFVLVDGWHLTVASLIQSYGGG from the coding sequence ATGAGCAAGTTCCTGCCCCGGCCGGCGATCCTGATCGGCCTCGCCATCGGCCTGCTCGGCTTTGCCGGCGCCGCCGCCGCGCAATCGCTCTCGCTCGACCTGGGCGGCGACCGCTCGGGCATGACCTCGAACCTGGTGCAGATCATCGTCTTGGTGACGGTGCTCAGCCTGGCCCCGTCGCTGCTGGTGGTCATCACCTCGTTCGGCCGCCTGGTCGTGGTGCTGTCCCTGCTGCGCAGCGCCATCGGCGCCCAGCAGACGCCGCCCAACACGATCCTCATCGGCCTCGCCCTGTTCCTCACCGCCTTCATCATGGCGCCGACCTTCGACAAGGCCTGGAAGGACGGCATCTCGCCCTATATGGAAGGCCAGATGGACGAGCGCGCCGCCTTCGACGCCAGCGCCGCCCCGTTCCGCGACTTCATGCTGAAGCACACGCGCGAGCCCGACCTCGCCCTGTTCATCGATTTAGGGAAAATGGAACGCCCCGCGACCCCGGAGGCGACGCCCCTGATCGCCCTGGTGCCGGCGTTCATGATTTCCGAACTGCGCCGCGCCTTCGAGATCGGCTTCCTGCTGTTCATCCCGTTCCTGGTGATCGACATGGTGGTGGCGTCGATCCTGATGGGCATGGGCATGATGATGCTGCCGCCCGTGGTGATCTCCCTGCCCTTCAAGCTGATCTTCTTCGTCCTGGTCGACGGCTGGCACCTGACCGTGGCCAGCCTGATCCAGAGCTACGGCGGCGGCTGA
- a CDS encoding FliO/MopB family protein: MMPELLRAGIALAAVVVLILAFGAVMRRFGHGPATRAGKRLAVTESLSLDARRRLVIVRHDGREHLLLLGPAGDLVVERGPLPPETP; encoded by the coding sequence ATGATGCCGGAGCTGCTGCGGGCCGGCATCGCGCTGGCCGCCGTCGTCGTCCTGATCCTCGCCTTCGGCGCCGTCATGCGCCGTTTCGGCCACGGCCCGGCGACCCGCGCCGGCAAGCGCCTGGCGGTCACCGAATCCCTGAGCCTGGACGCCCGCCGGCGCCTGGTCATCGTGCGCCACGACGGGCGCGAACATCTACTGCTTCTAGGCCCGGCCGGCGACCTGGTGGTCGAGCGCGGGCCGCTGCCGCCCGAGACGCCATGA
- the flgC gene encoding flagellar basal body rod protein FlgC, with protein sequence MAIDELNKTLMISAAGMRAQSVRMRVIAENLANAETVGLKPGDDPYRRKVVTFASELDRATGTDTVAIKGVTRDQSEFGTRYEPGHPAADANGYVRTPNVNMLVEVSDMRQAQRSYEANLNVVDSARSMLMRTIDLLRG encoded by the coding sequence ATGGCGATCGACGAGTTGAACAAGACCCTGATGATCTCGGCCGCCGGCATGCGGGCGCAAAGCGTGCGCATGCGCGTGATCGCCGAAAACCTGGCCAATGCCGAGACCGTGGGCCTGAAGCCGGGCGACGATCCCTATCGCCGCAAGGTGGTGACCTTCGCCAGCGAGCTGGACCGGGCAACCGGCACCGACACGGTGGCGATCAAGGGCGTGACCCGCGACCAGTCCGAATTCGGCACGCGCTACGAGCCGGGTCATCCGGCGGCGGATGCCAATGGTTACGTGCGTACCCCCAACGTCAACATGCTGGTCGAGGTCAGCGACATGCGCCAGGCCCAGCGTTCCTATGAAGCCAACCTCAACGTGGTCGACAGCGCGCGCAGCATGCTGATGCGCACCATCGACCTGCTGCGCGGCTAA
- the fliE gene encoding flagellar hook-basal body complex protein FliE yields the protein MDPIAGRALSAYTDALRRGAGTGTEAAPAAGMGSAQAGPSFGDVLGQALDSAMATGARADQTSLAAASGKASVTDVVTALTNADVTLQAVVAVRDKVVAAYQDIMRMPI from the coding sequence ATGGACCCGATCGCCGGCCGCGCCTTGAGCGCCTATACCGATGCCCTGCGCCGTGGTGCCGGCACCGGCACCGAGGCGGCCCCCGCCGCCGGCATGGGCAGCGCCCAGGCCGGTCCCAGCTTCGGCGACGTGCTGGGCCAGGCGCTGGACAGCGCCATGGCCACCGGCGCCCGTGCCGACCAGACCTCGCTGGCCGCCGCCAGCGGTAAGGCCAGCGTGACCGATGTGGTCACGGCCCTGACCAATGCCGACGTCACCCTGCAGGCCGTGGTGGCCGTCCGCGACAAGGTCGTGGCCGCCTACCAGGACATTATGCGGATGCCGATCTGA
- the fliQ gene encoding flagellar biosynthesis protein FliQ: MNAGEALDVAREALLTIMLVSGPIMAVALIVGLSISLIQALTQIQEATLSFVPKILAIFAALLLFLPFMGAAMGTFTQEIMARIVSGGTGG, from the coding sequence GTGAACGCCGGTGAAGCCCTCGATGTTGCGCGCGAAGCGCTGCTGACGATCATGCTGGTCTCGGGGCCGATCATGGCGGTCGCCCTGATCGTCGGCCTGTCGATCTCGCTGATCCAGGCCCTGACCCAGATCCAGGAGGCGACCTTGAGCTTCGTCCCCAAGATCCTGGCGATCTTTGCGGCACTCCTGCTGTTCCTGCCGTTCATGGGCGCCGCCATGGGCACCTTCACGCAGGAGATCATGGCGCGCATCGTCTCCGGCGGCACCGGCGGGTAA
- the flhB gene encoding flagellar biosynthesis protein FlhB, with the protein MAEEQDDSGKTEDPSAKRITDAEKRGDVLQSAEVSHWFMLSAGLGAIILIATVTGPALGGRLAGLIDHSWQMPMDGRAGSDLLGEVGGDLMVALGLPLLLLVAAAIGAHALQHKLIFSTEKLKPDLSKLSPMKGLSRIFSRRGFVEFLKGIAKIVAVGVGATMAALPTFDALVAAPGYEFGLLAGLVLDTIIRLFGGALAVLTVIAGADYLFQRLDRLRRLRMTKQEVKDEHKQAEGDPAIKGRLRQLQRERSRRRMMAAVPTADVIITNPTHYAVALKYDGASMAAPVVVAKGVDAIAARIRAVAQEASVPLFENPPLARALYATVEVDEEVPPEHYRAVAEVIGFVLRRRGPLPKRAPVP; encoded by the coding sequence ATGGCTGAAGAACAAGACGATTCCGGCAAAACAGAAGACCCTTCCGCCAAACGCATCACCGATGCCGAAAAGCGCGGCGACGTCCTGCAAAGTGCCGAGGTCAGCCACTGGTTCATGCTGTCGGCGGGGCTGGGCGCGATCATCCTCATTGCCACCGTCACCGGCCCGGCGCTGGGCGGCCGCCTAGCCGGGCTGATCGACCATAGCTGGCAGATGCCCATGGACGGGCGCGCCGGCAGCGACCTGCTGGGCGAGGTGGGGGGCGATCTGATGGTGGCCCTGGGCCTGCCGCTGCTGCTCCTGGTGGCGGCGGCGATCGGCGCCCACGCCTTGCAGCACAAGCTGATCTTCTCGACCGAGAAGCTGAAGCCCGACCTGTCGAAGCTGTCGCCGATGAAGGGCCTGTCGCGGATCTTCTCGCGCCGCGGCTTCGTCGAGTTCCTCAAGGGTATCGCCAAGATCGTCGCCGTCGGCGTCGGGGCGACGATGGCGGCACTCCCCACCTTCGATGCCCTGGTCGCCGCACCAGGCTATGAATTCGGGCTGCTGGCGGGGCTGGTGCTGGATACCATCATCCGGCTGTTCGGCGGGGCGCTCGCGGTGCTGACGGTGATCGCCGGCGCCGACTATCTGTTCCAGCGCCTCGATCGCCTGCGCCGCCTGCGCATGACCAAGCAGGAGGTCAAGGACGAGCACAAGCAGGCCGAAGGCGATCCCGCCATCAAGGGCCGCCTGCGCCAGTTGCAGCGGGAACGCTCGCGCCGGCGCATGATGGCGGCGGTGCCCACGGCCGACGTCATCATCACCAACCCGACACACTATGCCGTGGCCCTGAAATACGACGGTGCCAGCATGGCGGCGCCGGTGGTGGTGGCCAAGGGTGTCGACGCCATCGCCGCCCGCATCAGGGCCGTGGCGCAGGAGGCATCGGTGCCGCTGTTCGAGAATCCGCCGCTCGCCCGGGCGCTCTACGCCACGGTCGAGGTCGACGAGGAAGTGCCGCCCGAACACTACCGCGCGGTCGCCGAAGTGATCGGCTTCGTGCTGCGCCGTCGCGGGCCGCTTCCAAAGCGCGCGCCAGTCCCGTAA
- a CDS encoding hybrid sensor histidine kinase/response regulator, whose translation MAEPESNRTNGRRREPRSILPFVRGTLAGAGGALIGVGIAIDDLRYSLVGAIAVAIPMSAITIRNAIARRRQREALDTMMEEMGPAIALSSVARAIVGPGGLILQHNLPWHRARLPEETVPEAWLDFPADGTPQQFILDRGGRQVEVAGRPVRPFTNYYLLSVRELAGPTRIDPGIFEHADLGWFEMDRDGVVTGVNGTLADWLGRSVEEVGSGKMSVFGLFKPADNQDAGDDRFHADLLPLDGPPFPVEVVLQTDVLGGGTRGGLVIDLREIVRSVQALAESAERFGRFIDDAPVGIAALTAEGSVEEANPVFAELALGVADTELILSRNLRDLIEWPEGEAKTAADFAQVLAGVEGTSAELRFKATPAITTRMFATRARRAGSGERPTRIVYMIDVSAQKALEAQFVQSQKMQAVGQLAGGIAHDFNNLLTAIIGFCDLLLTRHGPEDDSFPDIMQVKQNANRAANLVRQLLAFSRRQTLRPKIIDIRDTLNDLSTLLRRLIGANIKLDLDHAQDLGLVRVDPSQFDQVIINLVVNARDAMAEGGRIQIRTRNAGKREARRIAAMQLPPGDYVMIEVTDDGHGIPRDVLPQIFEPFFTTKEIGAGTGLGLSTVYGIVKQTGGSIVAESEPGQGTTFRILLPRHVEGAAEAVPEPAERAEPATSGSETILIVEDEDAVRNFAVRALRRQGYRVLEAATGEEALDLIEAGTERIDLMVSDVVMPSMDGPTLARMAMERLPALKVIMISGYAEEQFRKSLDPGLAFTFLAKPFSLKQLGQLVREVLDGR comes from the coding sequence ATGGCCGAGCCGGAATCGAACCGTACCAATGGGCGCCGCCGCGAACCGCGGTCGATTCTGCCCTTTGTGCGCGGCACCCTGGCCGGTGCCGGCGGCGCCCTGATCGGCGTCGGCATCGCCATCGACGACCTGCGCTACAGCCTCGTGGGCGCCATCGCCGTGGCGATTCCGATGAGCGCCATCACCATCCGCAACGCGATTGCCAGGCGGCGCCAGCGCGAAGCGCTGGACACGATGATGGAGGAAATGGGCCCGGCGATAGCGCTGTCGTCGGTCGCCCGGGCCATCGTCGGGCCGGGCGGGCTGATTCTGCAGCACAATCTGCCCTGGCACCGGGCGCGCCTGCCCGAGGAGACCGTGCCCGAGGCCTGGCTCGATTTCCCGGCCGACGGCACGCCCCAGCAATTCATCCTCGATCGCGGCGGGCGCCAGGTCGAAGTGGCCGGCCGGCCGGTGCGCCCCTTCACCAACTATTATCTGCTCAGCGTGCGCGAACTGGCGGGGCCGACGCGGATCGACCCCGGCATCTTCGAGCACGCGGACTTGGGCTGGTTCGAAATGGACCGCGACGGCGTGGTGACCGGCGTCAACGGCACCCTGGCGGACTGGCTGGGGCGCTCGGTCGAGGAGGTCGGCAGCGGCAAGATGTCGGTCTTCGGCCTGTTCAAGCCGGCCGACAACCAGGATGCCGGCGACGACCGCTTCCACGCCGACCTGCTGCCCCTGGACGGCCCGCCGTTCCCGGTCGAGGTGGTGTTGCAGACCGACGTGCTGGGCGGCGGCACGCGCGGCGGTCTGGTCATCGACCTGCGCGAAATCGTCCGCTCGGTCCAGGCCCTGGCGGAATCGGCCGAGCGCTTCGGGCGTTTCATCGACGATGCCCCGGTGGGGATCGCCGCCCTGACCGCCGAGGGCAGCGTCGAGGAGGCCAACCCGGTCTTCGCCGAACTGGCGCTGGGCGTCGCCGACACCGAATTGATCCTCTCCAGGAATCTGCGCGACCTGATCGAATGGCCCGAGGGCGAGGCCAAGACCGCCGCCGATTTCGCCCAGGTCCTGGCCGGGGTCGAGGGCACCAGTGCCGAGTTGCGCTTCAAGGCGACGCCGGCGATTACCACGCGCATGTTCGCCACCCGGGCCAGGCGGGCAGGCAGCGGCGAGCGGCCGACCCGCATCGTCTACATGATCGACGTCAGCGCCCAGAAGGCGCTGGAGGCGCAGTTCGTCCAGTCGCAGAAGATGCAGGCGGTCGGCCAGTTGGCCGGCGGCATCGCCCACGACTTCAACAATCTGCTGACCGCGATCATCGGCTTCTGCGACCTGCTGCTGACCCGGCACGGGCCCGAGGACGATTCGTTCCCGGACATCATGCAGGTGAAGCAGAATGCCAATCGGGCGGCCAACCTGGTGCGCCAGCTCCTGGCCTTCTCGCGGCGGCAAACGCTGCGGCCCAAGATCATCGACATTCGCGATACCCTGAACGATCTTTCGACCCTGCTGCGCCGGCTGATCGGCGCCAATATCAAGCTCGACCTCGACCATGCCCAGGACCTGGGGCTGGTCCGCGTCGATCCCAGCCAGTTCGACCAGGTGATCATCAACCTGGTGGTCAATGCCCGCGATGCCATGGCGGAGGGCGGGCGCATCCAGATCCGCACCCGCAACGCCGGTAAGCGCGAGGCCAGGCGGATCGCCGCGATGCAATTGCCGCCCGGCGACTATGTCATGATCGAGGTCACCGACGACGGCCACGGCATTCCGCGCGATGTCCTGCCCCAGATCTTCGAGCCCTTCTTCACTACCAAGGAAATCGGCGCCGGCACCGGCCTGGGCCTGTCGACGGTTTACGGCATCGTCAAGCAGACCGGCGGCTCGATCGTCGCCGAGAGCGAGCCGGGGCAGGGGACGACCTTCCGCATCCTGCTGCCGCGCCATGTCGAAGGGGCCGCGGAAGCCGTGCCCGAGCCGGCCGAGCGGGCCGAGCCGGCCACCTCGGGCAGCGAGACCATCCTGATCGTCGAGGACGAGGATGCCGTGCGCAATTTCGCCGTTCGCGCCCTGCGCCGCCAGGGCTACCGTGTGCTGGAGGCCGCGACAGGAGAGGAAGCGCTGGACCTGATCGAGGCGGGGACCGAGCGAATCGACCTGATGGTCTCCGACGTGGTCATGCCGTCGATGGACGGGCCGACTCTGGCCCGGATGGCGATGGAGCGGTTGCCGGCGCTGAAGGTCATCATGATCTCGGGCTATGCCGAGGAACAGTTCCGCAAGAGCCTGGACCCCGGGCTGGCGTTTACCTTCCTGGCCAAGCCCTTCAGCCTGAAGCAACTGGGCCAGCTCGTGCGCGAGGTGCTCGACGGCCGCTAG